Within the Miscanthus floridulus cultivar M001 chromosome 2, ASM1932011v1, whole genome shotgun sequence genome, the region AGCAACCATGGCTAGACATTTCCAAAGAAACGCAGGAGCCAAAACATAGTTGTTTCCAAACTAGTCACTATGTTAAaaagggcatacccagtgcagagagctcccgctctgtgcggggtctggggaagggtgtcagtggcaagccttacccttgcctgttgcaatacgaggagaccgcgactcgaacccgggaccttccggtcacaggcggtaagactctaccgcttgcaccaggcccgcccttccatACTAGTCACTATGTTCAGGTCACAAAAGTATTTCAGCGCATTTGGAACATCATCAGCTTCTTCACTAAAGAAAAGTTCAAATGCCAACGATCGATCCCAGTTTGATCGCACTAACTCCCAAAATTTCCTTTAGTATCACTCAATATTAAACAATGTAAAAAAAGGGATTTCTGCAGCTATTTAACTGATATATATATACGATGTTGCTTATTTCCATTGAACAAACCCTAGGTTGCGACAAAAAATACTGTATTTTGCCAAGAATTTGTTAATCACCTCATCTGAAGTATAACCTTGCCCAGCGTTGCCAGAACCTATTCTAACAGATTTGCCAATCGGATTTTCTTCAGGACCCTTCGCACCAAGAACAAATTGCCCACCACGCGTAGACTGGCCATCTTCTACTTTGGCAGCCCCTAGACCAGATCTTACTGTCGTACTGTTGTCCTCTGTCTTAGCATTCATCATGTGCTGTATTTTCTGGATAGCAGAATCTTGATTTTTTTGCGAATTTGCCAATAACCTTGGCGATTGCCTTCTTCGGAAAAGAAGACAAAATAGCAGTAATTGACATAATCTATGAAGAAAATGGCAATCCCCAATAAGTCTAACAGCAGGTGTGCCAGGGAAAGTGCCCGTATTAATGCTGATGGGCATAAATGATGACCTCGTGCTCATTGGATTTTGTGTTGCAGTAGCAGCACCATCAGAATTGTTACTAATCTTAGCAATTGCACCTTGGACCCACTCCTGCATTTGTGAGTTTCCTGTTGCAGATGTTGATCCCCCTTGATTACCTGAAATTTGAAGGAGTGTCAAGATGCTAGCAGCACTAAATAAACAACACTTAAGCCTCAAATATGCAATGGAGAAAACATAAGATTGGGATGTACCTTTTTGTGCACAAACAAGAGAAAAACATAAGATTTAGCAAGACAGCAGGCATAGCTAACCTTGATTATTTGATGGCGAAGGAGAACTGTTTGTTGGACTTGTAACCATGTTTCTAGAAGTGCCTGTGGTAGAAGATGGTCCCACATGGCTAGCCAGAGTTCGACAGAAACTCGCATAACGCCGCAAGCGTGTTATGAAATGTGATGCTAAATCAAGAACAGCATCAACGTAACCCTGCATTTGAATGCAAATAAAATAAGCTATTTTCTAGTAACATGGAGAATCCCTATGCACATAACCTGTGCTGAAATTTGTACAATAGTGAACATTAAAAGACTAATACACCAGTTTTGGCAAAGCATTACAGGCATTGAACATGAGTTCACCAACATAACTAAGGCAATGTTTACGTGGAAGTGATCTAGCATACCAATATACTGCTCACTACATtataaaatgaaaagaaaaacggCTCAGTAGCAAGTCTTCAAAGAATAAAGTCAGTAAAAAAAGAAATGGACATTAGATAGCTGAATTTAAGTTCCATGGCTATGAAATAGAAATAACTTGCGTAAAGGAGACAGCTCAACCTGGATGCTTGGAAGTAGAGCTAGCTCAACAGTCATTTTGTCTGGTTCGATGCTGGATAACATATCACTAGAAGCTTGCCAGGGCTCAGGTAGCAGAGTTGATGGATTTGTAAGGGCAGACTCGATTCCTTTGCCTAGCATATCCAGAAGCAATCTTGCTTGCATGTCCAACACAAGTGCACGTACATCTTGGGCATTTGTTCCTTCCAACAACCTACACTTTATCCTATCAAGGTTCTGCATGTACATCCATTAATTAGAGGAAGAAAGGTAGCTCAACAAGTCCTCAAACATTGAAGCCTAAAGGTATAAAATATCACCCGAAATTCCAACTTCATATTAACTCacaaattaaacccaaaatatCATATGAATCAGCTGTCCAGCCAGTCAATTAATTTAGAAACAACTACTGAGATGCCAATGATTTTCAACCCAATGGCAAGCTGCCACTGGAAAAGTTTCCAGCAGCATTTTgcagttaaaattaaaaaaaaactatggCACTTTTGTAGATGCCCAATAAAATGTGCAATTTACATATCCCTGTGGCAGCAGGACAACATTAACAGGAGTTCTATATTTGAAGAGAACAGTATATTGATCTGTGTTATGCTATAATTCACTTTAAAATCCAAAGTTATGCCAGTGGATAGACATGAATGTATATTTGTTTATAGAAATATCAAAATGAACCATATTCACTGAAAGAGtataactccgcctatggtggggcgcctttggtgtcccagcatagcaggtcccaagccctggtaaaggaggagggttgtgctaggcgtggcgagccaatgtaaaaacttagccacttaaatggagatgaaacccgaaagaaaatcgttggggcgtaaccctcttagcgacgcgccatatcggaacccgggtatggtgttaaatgggcaagggccgggtcgtcacccccgtgacgcgccgtgtcgtgatctgggcatggtgtcaagtaaccaaggatcgggtcgtcgcttccttagtgacgcgctacatcggcgcccgggtgtagtgaaaaatgagcaagggtcttcgcatcagagtcgacgggtgcgaaaggtaaggaagctagtcgaaccaactaggatccgtttaggtagttggaatgtagggtcacttacaggtaagttaagagaattagttgataccgcgactaggaggcgtgtaaatatattatgcgttcaagagactaaatggaagggtcagaaggcgaaggaggtggacaatacaggtttcaagctttggtacacagggacagtcgcgaatagaaatggaggagttttgattgataagagcctcaagaatggtgtggtgggagtgagaaggcaaggagataggattatcttagtcaagcttgtcgttggtgatatggtattgaacgtaattagtgcgtatgccccccaagtaggcctcgacgagagtgttaagagacagttctgggaagacttagatggcctggttagagctatacctagtagtgagaagctttttatatgaggagatcttaatggacatgtaggtactacaagcgcaggtttcgaggcagttcatggaggttttgggtatggtagtaggaatcaggagggggaggaagttctggacttcgcggtagcttttgacctgatgatagccaacactttctttagaaagagagaatctcatctagtgaccttcagtagcggacaacactgtagccagattgactgtcctcacaagaagaaaggacaaacgagcatgcttggattgcaaggtgataccaggggagtgtgttgtttctcaacataagcttttggtggcagattttcgttttcaggtgcgtgcccgtagggataaacaagctaagattgaaagaataaagtggtggaaactgaaaggggagacgtcagaggtatttagggaaagggttatcaaagagggctcttggaaggaagaagacgacataaacaatatgtgggacaagatggcaaccaacattcggaaggtagcctcagaggtgtgtggagtaaccaaaggaaggggacgcgaggctaaagatacttggtggtggaacgaggaagttcaaagggctattaaggagaagaaagaatgctatagactcttgtaccatgacaggagtgcggacaacatagagaagtacaaggtggcaaagaagactgcaaagcgagctgtaagtgtggcaaagggtagagcgtacgaggatctttaccaacatttgagtatgaaggaaggagagaaggacatttataggatggctagggttcgtgagaaaaagacacgggacttcaaccaagttaagtgcattaaggatgaaagggagcatctcttgataaaggaggatgagatccgacatcgatggcaagagtattttgacaaattgttcaatggtgagaatatggacacaacctttcagttggatgactcttttgatgacaccaataggcgctttgtgcagagaatccaagaatctgaggtcagagaggcgttgaaaaggatgaaagaaggtaaggcgatgggaccggatggtatcccaatcgaggtgtggagatgcctcggggacataactgtagtatggttaaccaagctattcaaccatatttttcgatcgaacaagatgcctgatgagtggaggagaagtatattggtaccgatctacaagaataaaggggatattcaaagttgtacaaattaccggggaattaagttgatgagccatactatgaagctatgggagagagttatcgagcatcgcttgagagcaataacgcgggtctctatgaaccaatttggtttcatgcccgaaaggtcaaccatggaagccattttcttaataagacaagttatggagcggtatagggagaagaagaaggacctacacatggtttttattgacttggagaaggcttatgataaaataccaagaaatgttatgtggtgggctttggacaaacataaagtcccaacgaagtatgtcgggctcattaaggacatgtacaacaatgttgtgactagagttcgaacaagtgatggagacacggatgacttcccgattaggataggactacatcaagggtcagctttgagcccttatttgtttgctttagtgatggatgaggtcacaagggacatacaaggagacatcccttggtgtatgcttttcgcggacgatgtagtgctagttgatgaaagccggacaggagtgaatcagaaactggagttatggcgggagactttggagtccaaaggttttagacttagtagaactaaaactgagtatatgagatgtgacttcggcactactactctggaggaggaagatgttagtttggaaggtcaagtagtgcctatgaAGGATacttttcgatatttaggatcaatgctacagagggacggggatattgatgaagatgttagccatagaatcaaagcaggatggatgaagtggcggcaagcgtctggtgtcctatgtgacaaaagggtaccacagaagctaaaaggcaagttttataggacggcgattagacctgctatgttgtatggtgcagaatgttggcctacgaaaagacgacatattcaacagctaagtgtcgcggaaatgcgtatgttgcgttggatttgcggtcatacaagaagggatcgagttcggaacgatgatatacgtgagagattaggggtagcgccaattgaagaaaagcttgtccaacaccggttgagatggtttggacatgtgcaacggagacctccagatgcaccggtgcgtagtggaatcctaagtcaggatagtaacgtgaagagaggcagaggaagaccgaagttgacttgggtagaggcaataaaaggagacttgaaaggatggaatatacctaaagacttagccttagataggagtgcttggaagacagctattcacgtgccggaaccttgattgtttctgttgggtttcaactctagcctaccccaacttgtttgggacttaaaggctttgttgttgttgttgttgttgttgttgttgtattcacTGAAAGAGTATAAACACCCACATGAAAAAGGGGGGAAAACATCTACACTGATAGTCTAATACCAGTGGGACCAAGATATGGTTTTGCAAGCTTATTAGTTAAAGATAATAGTGATGCATACAAAATATAATCATATTTTTTGCTATAAAAAGACTCATAGAGTGGGTACAAATCTTTTAATAGTtgctaaatataaatattataatGAGATTTATGTCCACTATCTCATAGAGTAGGAAATAGGGGGAAAAAGAAATAGCAGGGCATGCAAAAAATGCACTCTAATGTGTTACATGGCTAGTTGATATGGAAACAAGCAAAAGAGAAAGTGGTCGATGTGCATGAAAGGAAGAAGCCAAGGAAACAGTATGTATATCTAAATCTACATAAATTTATTCAAACTCAACTGTGTGACTTATAGTATGACCACTGTGGTAAATGATGAGTTAACTGTGGTTAAGACAGTGTACATGCAACATAGCTATTCAAGTGTAAAAATGTAAAAAgataaaaataatatataaacAATCAGAGACCACTTTAAACTAGTGTAGTTCACCAAAAGCAACACTTACAGGACAGTGCTGCTGCCTCTGTTGCATAATCGGAAGAGAATGGAAGTCCGCATCCAGAAAAGCTATCACGCTGTTAAGTGAAACTGGAAGAAACAAGTACATTAGTTTTCCATAGACAATTGTACAGATTAAAAACACATTCTATTTGCTCAGAAAATAGCATCACAAATGGAAATAAACTAACAAAGTACGAAGGGATACAGTTTGTAGGAATATTTTTTTCTTGAACGACACAGGACAGCTGTGTCATCATTTCATTAAGATTGTCTCCAACAACCgttacccaaaatacaagacccattccacgcttgggtagcgctacaggcaaagggttcaatacctatttttggacttctccaacaacaagacccaaaagagaaccctttctgcaaatgggtctccaggagagaggatactcagatttggatTATATCTCTCCTGACACCCAAAATGGATCCTCGATATAGATACTTTGTTGGAGGCTATAGGCATTGTGTTGGAGACCCATTTTAAGTTTGGGTCTCCTAATGGGTCTCCTGTTGGAGACAGCCTAAGAAGAGAGAAAAACTGCATAGGAGAGGCATGCACCTACTCCTAGTACAAGGGAGAGACCAAAGTCCACTCGCAAACACCCCCAACACACACACGTTTATGAGAAATAATTACACATGCGCCACACTGCCACAGTCAAAATGGAAAAACTACTACACCGAAACAACCACACAAAGCTTTAGGAGCCAGGGGTGAACGACTGAAGGAATATAAAGGGAAATTCAACATATGCCAAATACAGAATTCACCAGTTCAATGTTATCTCTTGCAAACAATACAAGACAAAAAAATAAGCACAGCCAAATATTTATTCCACTAAGAAACGATGTCTTTATTAGAAATGTCAAATACTAGGTCAGTTTTTAATATCCATAGAGTAtaaaccccaaaatgtgcttgtAGAAGATGAACTGTTGCACATGAGAATCAACTTTATTGCTATAGCTCAGCCTCCAACACGCAAAACACAGGAAAATTAAAACCAATTGGATAAGCATAGACTACACACTAAAGCATATCATCGTCAGCAATTCCCTTACCTATACCATCTTCGGCAGCACTCTGTGTACAACCAACAGCATCCCACCAATCAACTCCAGCCAATAGACTCCACCAAAATCTGCCAGAAATATACATTATCAATGAAATACAGGAACAACAAAGCCTTTGGCCTCAATCAAGTTGGGTTAGGGTAGACATGAACCCCAACAAGAGATACAAAATTATCTAATTATCACAAAGACACAAAATCACACTCCctcatatataaatatatgaggTTTAGGACAACGTAATCATTTGGAGTACTAATTAGGAATCAGCGTCTATAAATTTGGTAACATACCTATCTGCTATTGCACGCTCCCATGCTGCTGAGCTGATCTTTGTTTGCGTGCTAAGAATAGCAGGAGGAAGGACACGTATTATCTTCAGTATGGTTCGATCTTTGAGCGTGTCATGCCAAACTGATGCCAAGCAGCAACTGCTTGACGAAAAGGCTGGTGGAGCAATAGCAGAGCCAACATTGACATGGTAGCTGTCAACCTGATCAAAATTTGGACCTGAGAAAATATGCACTCCTCCACGGAGGAAAGCAACGGCAACTTCACCACCATGAGCAGAATAAACTATTTGAGCCAGTTGTCTAACATCATTTGGAAGATCATAAGGGTCAAAGCTGAGTCTGTTCGCTCTGTCAACACTGCACTCAGAGGAGCTCCGTTCATCTGATGTCGTCGGCATCGGAACATATGTTTGAGGATTTTTAAGGTCCTCTGTTGGTGGAATGCTTTTATTAACTCTAGTAGACCAAACAGTTTGCATGGGAGGCTGCCCACCTAAACTAGTAGGGCTTCCAAATATTGGATGAAGAACAACAGGTTGACGCGAAGATTCCCAGCATTGCACCCTCCATCCAGTGATAGAAGGTCCTTCATCAGGATCATAAGGAGACATGTACTGCCCTGCAAGAAGTAATATAAAGATCACCAAAAGGTAAATAAACACCAGCTATCTCAACTGATGCACAAAAAGTTTGTACAAAGAATGTAAATTGAACAGTTGCTGATTGAGAACTCATGTTCTAGAATATGGCACAGATTGTAAGAAACATGGCAGTTAGAATAAAAGCTGAACGCATGTTAGTGTACTGAGATCCATCTCTCATCTAATTCCAATTCTAGACATATACAGTTAAATTTAGTAAGAGTTGTTTTCATGCacaagaagggcgggcctggtgcaagcggtagagtcttaccgcctgtgaccggaaggtccgggttcgagtcgcggtctcctcgcattgcacagacgagggtaaggcttgccactaacacccttccccagaccccgcacagagcgggagctctctgcactaggcACGCCCTTTTGTTTTCATGCACACAAGTGCATGCATgtgtgttctttttttttctttttggtggGGAGAAGAATGGTGGACCTTTGGAGGTACAGAGTATGTGATCATGAAGTGTAGGAGAACACTAATGATATCACATTCATGTCatgtttcagaaaaaaaaatggaTTATTACTGTGACTTGAGATACGAAAAATATATCGCACCAGAACTAGGTCATCTCCTGAATGGAGTTGTATTCTCACCTTCAACTATTACAACTGTAATGACTGATCCTCCACGAGTCGGATCAAAAGCAACTGAAGTGACCCCAGACCCCCAGGTGGTGGTAGTAGCTGACTGTGCAGCTGCTTCTGGACTGACATAAGCTGAAAAATTAGAAACTGGACAACAATGGATTGATGCAGCCTCAGTAGTCTCATTGTCTGTCAGCTTTTTTGTTTGTGCACCCTCAGAAACAAGATAATCTTGCAAAGAAAATAGGTAGGCCGCTAGCGGAGCAAAACCAGGCCATGAAGGGGGATTCAGAGACGGAGGAACAGAACTTGTTGCATTTATCTTCGCAGTTGCCTGAATACCATTTCCATGACCTGGCATCACTTCCCAAACAACTACAGTGGATGGATTAACAAGGGGTACCCCAGCAACATGTAAAGCTCCAGATTCTGTTACAATAGCATCAGCAGCCATTATGCCACTGGGTCCTGCTCCTAGAAGCCCTTTGCTAGTAGAAAACCATCTAGGATGTGCTGAGTTTTGAGAAGGCCACTGTGACCAATGAAGCTGAACAGAACCTGATGAAAAAACTGAACAAACACATAGAATACTTGGCCATCCCACTGCAACAAGAAGCTTAGGTCAGATTTTCAGGAGTAAATTATATGTGCAAAACCTGCCAAGAAAATCTATTGCATAATAAACTTGATTTTGGTTCACCAACCTGAACTCTGAGGCTGTTGGGTGAGGAATTTTTCCTCAAAGGTGTTCAGGTTTGAACTAGTGGAGTTTGTAGGAAGCCATCTATACTGCAGGACCAATAAGAACAACAAATTTAGCAGCAGTTAAAGGCTTATAGCTTGGTATCTCTTATTCTTCTATCTAAAATCCAATTCTTTTCAAGCCAATAAGGCCTCACACAGACCCAATACTGTACTCCTATTTTTCCTTTAGTTTCGTATTTGATGCTTCAAGGCTGAATACCTTTTTCAATTGATTGTTAATAAAGAATGCCGAGATATGATTCTATCTTCCTAATCCCTCCCTCCCTGTCCCTTTCGCAAACTTGCCAACTATAAGTCTATAACCAAGGCACGTGTATATGGCATATCTAGGTAGTAGCACTTTTCAATGAAGGATGACCGAAACGCCCTTGAAAAGTATTTACCTGTACATAGACTGGGGTGTAAGAACAGCAATCTGGATCTTAACAGAACACTACAATTAATTTGAATATTACGTTTGACAAATATAAAATGATTCTAAGCACTGTTATGGTGCTCAAGAAATCTGATCTGTGAAAACTGAAAACAGGGTCATTCAGCAGCATTGTTGAATTAACCATAATGGGGAATGTTAAATAATGAAGGTAAACAGCATGGAGTATTATGTGCGTTACCAACGTACCGGAGAAATTCCTGACAACCACTTGGTCACCACAGAAAGATCTTGACGCCATTCATGTTCACACTGCCACGAGCTTGCATCACGTACAAGATTTACAGGACCCTTCACCACATAATAAAGTGATTAGTATGAAAatatttacaacaacaacaacaaagcctttaagtcccaaacaagttggggtaggctagagttgaaacccaacagaaacaatcaaggttcaggcacgtgaatagctgtcttccaaacactcctatctaaggctaagtctttaggtatattccatcctttcaagtctccttttattgcctctacccaagtcaacttcggtcttcctctgcctctcttcacgttactatcctgacttaggattccactacgcaccggtgcatctggaggtctccgttgcacatgtccaaaccatctcaaccggtgttggacaagcttttcttcaattggcgctacccctaatctctcacgtatatcatcgttccgaactcgatcccttcttgtatgaccgcaaatccaacgcaacatacgcatttccgcgacacttagctgttgaatatgtcgtcttttcgtaggccaacattctgcaccatacaacatagcaggtctaatcgccgtcctataaaacttgccttttagcttctgtggtacccttttatcacataggacaccagacgcttgccgccacttcatccaccctgctttgattctatggctaacatcttcatcaatatccccgtccctctgtagcattgatcctaaatatcgaaaagtATCCTtcataggcactacttgaccttcgaaactaacatcttcctcctcctgagtagtagtgccgaagtcacatctcatatactcagttttagttctactaagtctaaaaccttagTATGAAAATATTTGATAACATCAAATATAAAACTTTGTTTCAGCAGCTATCAGAGAAACTTGTGTTCTTATTGAACTGCAAAGTTAACTCTAAAAAGAAATGATGCATCCATCTCAAGGGAATAACTTACCTTTGTTGGCTGTGTCCATATAGTGATCCGCCCATGAAAATTTGCCACTAGCAATGCACGAGGGCAGGACCGAGGAGACCATTCAATGAACTGAACAAAGTCACGTGGAGAATCTGTTCAATTGACAATACCATTATAGTGAAATATGCTGAGAGCACATCATTTTTATAAAAATGAATAGATATATTTATTTCAGATGAGCAGATAACAGAGTATCGAACTTGATCTGCATCTGCTTGTAcaccaatgttttcaagtcgtccgattaattgCGATTAATCGCGACTAATCATCCTTATCGGTCCTTAGTGACCGATTTGGGGTACCGAGGCGACCAGCTCGATCAAAAAGctggtcgtccgattaatcgaagagtaatcacgattaatcgtccGACTAGGACAGAAACAACTAGTTTGGTTGCTCTGTTTTTTGGGCCTGTTTAACCAGGCCTATATGTGGCCAATTGggcttgcaatttggagatggagatggaggcttCAATTTTAATGTTGATTTGCTTAATTAGATGGCTAGTTGCCTACTTTTGTTGGACTGTTAAATGTCAATGTTTGTGACTCTGTGTTGAACACTTTAGCTTATGTGTACTGAAGTTGTTTGGTTATGTAATATGCTGGCTGTGTGGCTGCTAGGGTCTGCTATGTGCTAACTGCTAAATGGTAGTTATTTGCTACTGCAGCAGTGCTGCTGTTGAGCTGTGTCAAGAtcaagactacattagtgttgCTAATTATGGTCTTCTTTGGTATTTTAGGCTTCCAGCAGCAAGTCAGCAAAGAAATGGAGTTTGGGACAGGAATATGGACCTCTGGACAtggcagaaaagagaagaaaacaaCTCCCACAAGTAAGTCACCAGCTAaacactaatgtagtcttgatgcttgctttattgtgtatactatatagtatatataggtatatatatatagtaggtaTATATGTCCTGATATATAGGACGACCAGGGGTCGACTAGGCTCGACTAATCGGCCTGGTCgatgactaatcgcgattagtctcctggtcggtcccatggcgactaggttcgactggacgacttgaaaacattgttgTACACAGTCATAAGCTGAGTACAATTACACCACTAAAATACAACTGGGATTGAAATTTGAGGCATGTGTGTCTAGTAAAGAATAACATGCAAGTAaaccatagttaagaatattttGTGTAGCAGATAAAAAGACATGTACCTGCTTTCACATTGAATACAGAGCATTCTGTTGGTCTCTCTGGATTCAGGATATGTATAGGAATCCAAAATGGAGGACTTGAATTGGAGCTGGATAAATAATTTAAATTATTTTATGCCAAAGAATATTTCATACAAAAAACTGTGAATAAAAAAAATGCCACTAAGAGGATGAATACTCGAGCATTCTTTGCTAGGCATTGACGTCAGGAGGATCTCCATTTTACTACTCCCAGTCTtaatgttttgatttttttatgtTACCAATCTATACTTTCCTATCTTTTGTTGTCTGTTGTACGAGTATTGTAGCACCTGCTCCCAGAGTCCTCAGACAACCCTTATAAATTACTTGTATAGTTTACTCTACTTATACATGAGTTATAATTTTACCAGTAGGACTATGTCCTAATGTTTCTGCTCAACTTACGAAACATCACTTTTCTACCACAAGCTCCACTACATAAGACAGACCTCGTAGTTTAAACA harbors:
- the LOC136524840 gene encoding mediator of RNA polymerase II transcription subunit 16-like isoform X1, translated to MTSSAPPNPSPVPVPTPIPTANGTASSPKDQPPPPQQQGGGQEEAAASDGGGAEAGVAAGVAAEAMEVDGGSGAGDAEVGVSVGGGGGGAGAGGGAQQASPATVFRIRLKQSPASLRHKMRVPELCRNFSAVAWCGKLNAIACASETCARIPSSNSSPPFWIPIHILNPERPTECSVFNVKADSPRDFVQFIEWSPRSCPRALLVANFHGRITIWTQPTKGPVNLVRDASSWQCEHEWRQDLSVVTKWLSGISPYRWLPTNSTSSNLNTFEEKFLTQQPQSSVGWPSILCVCSVFSSGSVQLHWSQWPSQNSAHPRWFSTSKGLLGAGPSGIMAADAIVTESGALHVAGVPLVNPSTVVVWEVMPGHGNGIQATAKINATSSVPPSLNPPSWPGFAPLAAYLFSLQDYLVSEGAQTKKLTDNETTEAASIHCCPVSNFSAYVSPEAAAQSATTTTWGSGVTSVAFDPTRGGSVITVVIVEGQYMSPYDPDEGPSITGWRVQCWESSRQPVVLHPIFGSPTSLGGQPPMQTVWSTRVNKSIPPTEDLKNPQTYVPMPTTSDERSSSECSVDRANRLSFDPYDLPNDVRQLAQIVYSAHGGEVAVAFLRGGVHIFSGPNFDQVDSYHVNVGSAIAPPAFSSSSCCLASVWHDTLKDRTILKIIRVLPPAILSTQTKISSAAWERAIADRFWWSLLAGVDWWDAVGCTQSAAEDGIVSLNSVIAFLDADFHSLPIMQQRQQHCPNLDRIKCRLLEGTNAQDVRALVLDMQARLLLDMLGKGIESALTNPSTLLPEPWQASSDMLSSIEPDKMTVELALLPSIQGYVDAVLDLASHFITRLRRYASFCRTLASHVGPSSTTGTSRNMVTSPTNSSPSPSNNQGNQGGSTSATGNSQMQEWVQGAIAKISNNSDGAATATQNPMSTRSSFMPISINTGTFPGTPAVRLIGDCHFLHRLCQLLLFCLLFRRRQSPRLLANSQKNQDSAIQKIQHMMNAKTEDNSTTVRSGLGAAKVEDGQSTRGGQFVLGAKGPEENPIGKSVRIGSGNAGQGYTSDEVKVLFLILVDLCRRTSTLPHPLPASQVGSSSIIIRLHYIDGNYTVLPEVVEASLGPHMQNMPRPRGADAAGLLLRELELQPPAEEWHRRNMFGGPWSEPDDFGPLDNMPRLKISGSINSHLSDMEEDAGSSVGIHSLWPRKRRLSERDAAFGLKTSVGLGGYLGVMGSRRDVVTAVWRTGLDGAWYKCIRCLRQTCAFAHPGAPNQTNEREAWWISRWSHACPMCGGSWVKVV
- the LOC136524840 gene encoding mediator of RNA polymerase II transcription subunit 16-like isoform X2, which produces MQLLAHQRLVHVFQDSPRDFVQFIEWSPRSCPRALLVANFHGRITIWTQPTKGPVNLVRDASSWQCEHEWRQDLSVVTKWLSGISPYRWLPTNSTSSNLNTFEEKFLTQQPQSSVGWPSILCVCSVFSSGSVQLHWSQWPSQNSAHPRWFSTSKGLLGAGPSGIMAADAIVTESGALHVAGVPLVNPSTVVVWEVMPGHGNGIQATAKINATSSVPPSLNPPSWPGFAPLAAYLFSLQDYLVSEGAQTKKLTDNETTEAASIHCCPVSNFSAYVSPEAAAQSATTTTWGSGVTSVAFDPTRGGSVITVVIVEGQYMSPYDPDEGPSITGWRVQCWESSRQPVVLHPIFGSPTSLGGQPPMQTVWSTRVNKSIPPTEDLKNPQTYVPMPTTSDERSSSECSVDRANRLSFDPYDLPNDVRQLAQIVYSAHGGEVAVAFLRGGVHIFSGPNFDQVDSYHVNVGSAIAPPAFSSSSCCLASVWHDTLKDRTILKIIRVLPPAILSTQTKISSAAWERAIADRFWWSLLAGVDWWDAVGCTQSAAEDGIVSLNSVIAFLDADFHSLPIMQQRQQHCPNLDRIKCRLLEGTNAQDVRALVLDMQARLLLDMLGKGIESALTNPSTLLPEPWQASSDMLSSIEPDKMTVELALLPSIQGYVDAVLDLASHFITRLRRYASFCRTLASHVGPSSTTGTSRNMVTSPTNSSPSPSNNQGNQGGSTSATGNSQMQEWVQGAIAKISNNSDGAATATQNPMSTRSSFMPISINTGTFPGTPAVRLIGDCHFLHRLCQLLLFCLLFRRRQSPRLLANSQKNQDSAIQKIQHMMNAKTEDNSTTVRSGLGAAKVEDGQSTRGGQFVLGAKGPEENPIGKSVRIGSGNAGQGYTSDEVKVLFLILVDLCRRTSTLPHPLPASQVGSSSIIIRLHYIDGNYTVLPEVVEASLGPHMQNMPRPRGADAAGLLLRELELQPPAEEWHRRNMFGGPWSEPDDFGPLDNMPRLKISGSINSHLSDMEEDAGSSVGIHSLWPRKRRLSERDAAFGLKTSVGLGGYLGVMGSRRDVVTAVWRTGLDGAWYKCIRCLRQTCAFAHPGAPNQTNEREAWWISRWSHACPMCGGSWVKVV